The Vidua macroura isolate BioBank_ID:100142 chromosome 27, ASM2450914v1, whole genome shotgun sequence genome includes a window with the following:
- the RND2 gene encoding rho-related GTP-binding protein RhoN, whose amino-acid sequence MEGHLARCKIVVVGDTQCGKTALLHVFAKDCYPESYVPTVFENYTASFEIDKQRTELNMWDTSGSAYYDNVRPLAYPDSDAVLICFDISRPETLDSVLKKWQGETQEFCPNAKIVLVGCKLDMRTDLNTLRELSKQRLIPVTHEQGSALARQIGAVAYAECSSKVSENSVRDVFHVTTLASVNRVHKNLKRSNSKRGLKRASQMPGRTDLLSDTEIRKDRAKSCSIM is encoded by the exons ATGGAGGGGCACCTGGCGCGCTGCAAGATCGTGGTGGTGGGGGACACGCAGTGCGGCAAGACGGCGCTGCTGCACGTCTTCGCCAAGGACTGCTACCCCGAG AGCTACGTGCCCACCGTCTTCGAGAACTACACGGCCAGCTTCGAGATCGACAAGCAGCGCACGGAGCTCAACATGTGGGATACCTCAG GCTCGGCCTATTACGACAACGTGCGGCCCTTGGCCTACCCGGACTCGGACGCTGTGCTCATCTGCTTCGACATCAGCCGCCCCGAGACCCTGGACAGCGTGCTCAAGAAG TGGCAAGGGGAGACGCAGGAGTTCTGCCCCAACGCGAAGATCGTGCTGGTGGGCTGCAAGCTGGACATGAGGACAGACCTCAACACTCTGCGGGAGCTCTCCAAGCAGCGCCTCATCCCTGTGACACATGAGCAG GGCAGCGCGCTGGCACGGCAGATCGGGGCAGTGGCCTACGCAGAGTGCTCCTCCAAGGTGTCGGAGAACAGCGTGCGGGACGTGTTCCACGTGACCACGCTGGCCTCGGTCAACAGGGTGCACAAGAACCTGAAGCGCAGCAACTCCAAACGGGGACTGAAGCGGGCGTCACAGATGCCTGGCAGGACAGACTTACTGAGTGACACAGAGATCAGGAAAGACCGAGCCAAGAGCTGCTCCATCATGTGA